A genomic segment from Bradysia coprophila strain Holo2 chromosome III, BU_Bcop_v1, whole genome shotgun sequence encodes:
- the LOC119079836 gene encoding anion exchange protein 2 isoform X3 produces the protein MEKVFAGKGREREKFDVGQFRDDENSKFSDQVYESNRSKRKESRRTSSMKPRDSSQDDSPEKTVHSASSTATGSPVLVSSRHIDDEPLISQRAEHAEHLSDTSGDEKRVQFNKKKSVPKIESADNDSENDDHRKRKGRHQHYKPRKTSLQETSSSRRPVTTESGVPPRRVSVQPEDTTLQEADIDELISHRSDDPRGMRRHKIQPSERSSRRDKEIPTTISSPKKHFDHSPHEVFVQLDELQGTGEEREWKETARWIKYEEDVEEGSDRWGRPHVASLSFHSLLNLRRCLETGVVLMDLEEKDLPGVAYRVVEQMVAEELIHEDDKVIVMRSLLLRHRHVNEHSHGGFSFGPRKKFSSYTSLQTLWMEEDPFGIRGSRTRVATPTPAITINAPEPYTLSKQFRRHSSYSYKINLANDTKAKIQPLSDMHSHSGNSDTKIDIKEETYSSSQEDLKRTTNDTILKRIPVGAEATTVLVGAVDFLKQPTIAFVRLAEGIPIPGVTEVPIPVRFIFILLGPKTVELDYHEVGRSIATLMTNEHFHKIAYKADDRRDLLSAINEFLDESIVLPPGNWQRDDLLPFNELKAKSEWIRERKTKALLQKNKDKQAIVDEEKQLLGVSGDGDGGGKKPPKGPLEKTYRPWGGLINDVKRRIPMYKSDILDGLNSETLAATLFMYFAVLSTAITFGGLASEKTNRLIGISETLVSGSFVGLIFHALCGQPLTIVGTTGPLLLFDDALYQFCLQNGIAFLTVRIYIGLWMAVIAVVISAFEGSVYVRLFTRFTQEIFSALITLIYLVETLLKLVKVYQRHPLYKEYVYVDTNRMAPIAEAFTLEGGNDTSTNIADNSTTATTATFAQLVTMVTRLSDNVTDKFEGLIPSDEHGMRNQPNTALFCTILTLGTFTVAFYLKMFRNSHFLGRNARRALGDFGVPISIALFVLVDYLIPEVYTEKLIVPEGISPTDSDRRGWMIPLGPVPTWLPFAAVIPSVLVYILVFMETQISELIVDKPERGLKKGSGLHLDIVLLSFLNAFCGLFGMPWHCAATVRSVTHVSSVTIMSRTHAPGDKPHIVDVKEQRLSGLVVSLLVGCSVTMAPLLRLIPMAVLFGIFLYMGVSSMIGVQFFDRLRLFLMPVKYHPSEEYVKRVPTWKMHLFTSAQVLSLAVLWAVKSSSISLAFPFVLVMMVPLRQYLGRMYKERELNALDGSPPKIDPNDEADFYEQSSMPA, from the exons ATGGAAAAAGTGTTTGCTGGCAAAGGCCGAGAAcgagaaaaatttgatgtAGGACAATTTCGAGACgatgaaaattcaaagttcAGTGATCAAGTTTATGAGT CGAATCGttcaaaacgaaaagaatCGCGAAGAACAAGCTCAATGAAACCGCGTGATTCTTCACAAGACGATTCACCAGAAAAGACTGTACATAGTGCATCCTCCACAGCAACTGGAAGTCCAGTATTGGTTAGCTCACGGCATATCGACGACGAACCATTAATTTCTCAACGTGCTGAGCACGCTGAGCACTTATCAGACACTTCCGGAGACGAAAAGCGAGtacaattcaataaaaagaaatcggTGCCAAAAATTGAATCAGCAGATAACGATAGTGAGAACGATGATCATCGTAAACGCAAGGG ACGCCACCAACACTACAAACCACGTAAAACATCGTTGCAAGAAACTAGTTCATCACGTCGTCCCGTTACAACTGAAAGTGGAGTACCACCGCGTCGAGTATCCGTGCAACCTGAAGACACAACTTTACAAGAAGCAGACATCGACGAATTAATTTCGCACCGATCAGACGATCCTAGAGGCATGCGACGTCACAAAATTCAACCGTCAGAGCGGTCATCTCGCCGAGACAAGGAAATTCCCACAACGATTTCATCGCCTAAGAAACATTTTGATCATAGCCCTCATGAGGTGTTCGTACAACTTGACGAACTGCAGGGCACAGGAGAAGAGCGAGAATGGAAAGAAACTGCTCGTTGGATTAAATACGAAGAGGACGTTGAAGAGGGATCCGATCGATGGGGTCGTCCCCACGTAGCATCTCTATCGTTTCACTCTTTGCTGAATTTGCGAAGATGCTTGGAAACTG GCGTTGTCTTGATGGATTTAGAAGAGAAGGACTTACCAGGAGTTGCATACAGAGTTGTCGAGCAG ATGGTTGCAGAAGAATTGATTCACGAAGATGACAAAGTGATTGTTATGCGTTCGCTGTTACTCAGACATCGTCATGTCAATGAGCACTCACACGGAGGATTCTCGTTTGGACCTAGGAAGAAGTTCAGCAGCTATACTAGCTTACAG ACTTTATGGATGGAAGAGGATCCATTTGGTATCAGGGGCAGTCGAACGCGAGTAGCTACACCAACGCCAGCAATCACAATAAATGCCCCTGAGCCATATACGTTGTCTAAACAGTTTCGTCGGCACTCATCTTATTCGTACAAAATA AATCTAGCGAACGATACGAAAGCAAAAATTCAACCACTCAGTGATATGCATAGTCATTCTGGTAATAGTGACACTAAAATCGATATAAAAGAGGAGACATACTCGTCGTCACAGGAGGACCTAAAACGAACGACAAATGATACAATTTTGAAGCGAATACCTGTAGGTGCTGAAGCTACTACGGTTCTG GTTGGTGCAGTTGATTTTCTGAAGCAACCGACTATCGCATTCGTTCGATTAGCTGAAGGAATTCCGATTCCCGGTGTAACCGAAGTACCGATTCCGGtgcgttttattttcattttactggGACCGAAAACTGTGGAACTAGATTATCACGAAGTTGGTCGATCGATTGCTAC ACTGATGACCAATGAACATTTCCACAAAATCGCATACAAAGCTGATGATCGACGAGATTTGTTGTCAGCTATCAATGAATTTTTGGATGAATCAATTGTGTTACCTCCCGGCAATTGGCAAAGAGACGACTTATTGCCATTCAATGAATTGAAAGCGAAAAGTGAATGGATTCGTGAGAGAAAGACAAAAGcattattgcaaaaaaataaagacaAGCAAGCGATTGTTGATGAGGAAAAACAATTGCTGGGTGTGAGTGGTGACGGTGATGGTGGTGGTAAAAAACCGCCAAAAGGACCTCTGGAGAAAACTTATAGACCGTGGGGTGGTTTAATCAATGACGTAAAACGACGAATTCCCATGTACAAAA GTGATATTTTGGATGGCCTAAATTCCGAGACTCTTGCCGCTACACTTTTCATGTACTTTGCTGTTCTTTCAACCGC GATTACATTTGGTGGTCTAGCTTCTGAAAAAACCAACCGACTCATCGGAATATCTGAGACGCTGGTTTCGGGCTCTTTTGTGGGTCTAATATTCCACGCGTTATGTGGCCAGCCACTAACGATCGTGGGAACGACAGGTCCATTACTGTTGTTCGACGATGCGCTGTATCAGTTTTGCTTGCAGAATGGTATTGCGTTTCTGACCGTTCGAATTTACATAGGACTATGGATGGCAGTTATAGCAGTTGTTATATCCGCATTCGAGGGAAGTGTATACGTGCGTCTGTTCACACGTTTTACACAGGAAATATTCTCGGCACTGATCACATTGATCTACTTAGTTGAAACACTCTTAAAATTGGTAAAAGTTTACCAAAGGCACCCGTTGTACAAAGAATATGTTTATGTGGACACTAATAGAATGGCTCCGATTGCTGAAGCTTTCACTCTGGAAGGAGGCAATGATACATCTACAAATATTGCCGACAACTCAACAACGGCAACAACAGCTACGTTTGCTCAACTAGTCACCATGGTGACTAGGCTGTCGGATAATGTCACCGACAAGTTTGAAGGACTTATTCCCTCAGATGAACACGGAATGCGTAATCAACCGAACACTGCGTTGTTCTGTACTATTCTTACATTAG GAACATTTACGGTCGCTTTTTACCTGAAGATGTTCAGAAATTCGCATTTCCTGGGACGGAATGCCAGAAGAGCATTGGGAGATTTCGGTGTTCCAATTTCTATTGCTCTGTTCGTCTTAGTTGATTATTTGATACCAGAGGTATACACCGAAAAGCTCATTGTTCCGGAAGGCATTTCCCCGACTGATTCAGATAGACGTGGCTGGATGATACCACTGGGCCCAGTACCAACGTGGCTCCCATTTGCGGCCGTTATTCCATCAGTTTTGGTTTACATTTTAGTGTTTATGGAAACCCAAATATCCGAACTGATTGTG GATAAACCTGAAAGAGGATTGAAGAAAGGCTCCGGTCTGCACCTGGACATAGTTCTGCTGTCATTTTTGAATGCATTTTGTGGACTGTTTGGTATGCCTTGGCACTGTGCAGCGACGGTTCGATCCGTGACTCATGTGAGCTCAGTGACAATAATGTCCAG AACACACGCCCCCGGTGACAAACCACATATTGTCGATGTGAAAGAACAACGACTTTCTGGCTTAGTTGTATCGTTGCTGGTTGGATGTTCGGTGACTATGGCACCGTTACTACGACTTATTCCGATGGCTGTTCTATTCGGTATTTTCTTGTACATGGGCGTCTCATCTATGATAGGTGTTCAATTCTTCGATAG ATTGCGACTCTTCTTAATGCCAGTCAAGTATCATCCGTCTGAAGAGTATGTGAAACGAGTGCCTACATGGAAGATGCATTTATTTACGTCGGCACAAGTTCTTTCCCTAGCAGTATTATGGGCAGTCAAATCTTCTAGCATATCATTAGCATTTCCGTTTGTGCTCGTTATGATGGTACCACTACGACAATATCTCGGTCGTATGTATAAAGAGCGAGAACTTAATGCG CTCGACGGAAGTCCCCCAAAAATTGATCCGAACGACGAAGCAGATTTTTATGAGCAATCGTCAATGCCTGCCT